The following are from one region of the Rhodopirellula sp. P2 genome:
- a CDS encoding DNA glycosylase AlkZ-like family protein, translating to MPSLDQFRKRVLTDSLFSPCGMAEAMKRLGFVQADPIRCPARAQDLILRQRVKNYRAGDLERRYPDLDLEECYLFAYGFLSKDLWQIVHPKTDQKLTDEHRQTLDVIRQHGPMHSRDLESHVGGQRVQNYWGGFSRSAKMAMESLHHRGALRVANRINGVRVYEAADELEPTLSNEERLQEIMLVTLQAMGATTRRFLLSELSHFKYLVANLGDRRRCLQDLIDAGRIRVDTIDEVEYLSLDSGRRGRMKADTVRILAPFDPLVRDRTRFEHFWNWTYRFEAYTPKPKRKLGYYAMPVLWQDQIVGWANATVDAGRLKVDFGYADRRPKDRAFRQAAESEVNQLAKFLGLDESVQEISHG from the coding sequence ATGCCGTCCTTGGACCAATTTCGAAAACGAGTGCTGACCGACAGCCTGTTTTCGCCCTGCGGGATGGCCGAGGCAATGAAACGTCTCGGTTTCGTGCAAGCCGATCCGATCCGTTGTCCGGCACGTGCCCAGGATTTGATCCTGCGTCAGCGCGTGAAAAACTACCGAGCCGGGGACCTCGAACGCCGCTACCCAGATCTCGATTTGGAAGAGTGCTACCTGTTCGCCTACGGATTCCTCTCGAAAGATCTCTGGCAGATCGTGCACCCCAAGACGGACCAGAAACTGACGGACGAACATCGCCAAACACTGGATGTGATTCGACAACACGGCCCCATGCACTCACGAGACCTGGAATCGCATGTCGGTGGTCAACGGGTCCAAAACTACTGGGGCGGATTCTCGCGGTCAGCAAAGATGGCCATGGAATCGCTGCATCATCGCGGTGCACTTCGAGTCGCAAACCGAATCAACGGCGTCCGCGTTTACGAAGCCGCCGACGAGTTGGAACCAACCTTGTCGAACGAGGAACGTTTGCAGGAAATCATGCTCGTCACACTGCAAGCGATGGGTGCGACGACTCGCAGATTTCTGTTGAGCGAACTGTCGCATTTCAAATACTTGGTGGCCAACCTCGGCGACCGGCGAAGGTGTCTGCAAGACTTGATCGACGCCGGTCGAATTCGCGTGGACACCATCGATGAGGTGGAATACCTGTCCCTGGACTCGGGGAGACGTGGACGCATGAAAGCGGACACCGTTCGCATCCTCGCCCCGTTCGATCCCCTTGTGCGAGACAGAACCCGATTCGAACACTTTTGGAACTGGACCTATCGATTCGAAGCCTACACACCGAAGCCCAAACGCAAACTGGGCTACTACGCGATGCCGGTGCTCTGGCAAGATCAAATCGTGGGCTGGGCCAATGCCACGGTGGACGCGGGCCGCTTGAAGGTGGACTTCGGCTACGCGGATCGTCGTCCGAAAGATCGAGCCTTCCGCCAAGCCGCGGAATCGGAAGTGAATCAATTGGCCAAGTTCCTGGGACTCGATGAAAGCGTTCAAGAAATTTCACATGGCTGA
- a CDS encoding family 16 glycoside hydrolase — translation MSFRKFLATPTPRVFAGLLALCLAISLTPQVVSAQEKDSVATEKSDASKPDPKPAEAKSEKKAEKASDDANEGKAAKPKQDSSEAPKEDAPKSEKMADEKADNETAPQEKPVEEKPAEPKPDPTWVEKGVWTLPPTEGPVAVDFKLIGEYAGDVAIQTEKKTDDSDASTETTNQRFGIQIRALGAGEFEALAYEGGLPGDENFNEATQLRLIGRRNGETLVLSGGPWALFAGPEKCRLINFEGDSLGELPRVIRTSPTMGAQPPKEALVLFNGENTDQFSKARIADEGLLAQGANIKWLLNDFDLHLEFRIPHMPGKQGQQRGNSGIYLQSRYECQVLDSFGTERVFNGLGALYRFKPPRLNMAFPPLTWQTYDVRFTAARFGVDGKKLRPAHVTSWVNGVKVQDNVALPGPTGAGKPEEALPLPTLLQDHSDPVRFRNVWVLDRGLATGDSFPPKNDNEAGTQVPPGT, via the coding sequence ATGTCATTTCGCAAATTTCTCGCGACCCCAACCCCACGCGTTTTCGCGGGTTTGCTCGCTCTGTGCCTGGCGATTTCGCTGACGCCCCAGGTAGTGTCGGCACAAGAAAAGGACTCGGTCGCGACCGAGAAGTCCGACGCGTCCAAACCCGACCCCAAACCAGCCGAGGCCAAAAGCGAGAAGAAGGCCGAAAAAGCTTCAGACGACGCCAACGAAGGAAAGGCCGCGAAACCGAAACAGGACTCCTCGGAGGCCCCCAAGGAAGACGCCCCCAAGAGCGAAAAGATGGCCGATGAAAAGGCCGACAACGAAACGGCTCCCCAAGAAAAACCAGTGGAAGAAAAGCCCGCTGAGCCCAAACCCGATCCAACCTGGGTGGAAAAGGGTGTCTGGACCTTGCCACCGACCGAAGGGCCTGTCGCTGTCGACTTCAAGTTGATCGGTGAATATGCCGGCGATGTCGCGATTCAGACAGAAAAGAAAACCGACGACTCGGACGCGTCCACCGAAACCACCAATCAGCGATTCGGCATCCAAATTCGAGCCCTCGGCGCGGGTGAGTTCGAAGCCCTGGCCTACGAAGGCGGACTTCCTGGCGACGAAAACTTCAACGAGGCCACACAGCTTCGCTTGATCGGACGCCGCAACGGGGAAACGTTGGTCCTCTCGGGCGGCCCCTGGGCGTTGTTCGCGGGTCCTGAAAAGTGCCGGTTGATCAACTTCGAGGGCGACTCTCTCGGCGAATTGCCGCGCGTGATTCGCACCAGCCCCACGATGGGCGCTCAGCCACCCAAGGAAGCTCTCGTGCTTTTCAATGGTGAGAACACCGACCAGTTTTCCAAGGCCCGGATCGCCGACGAAGGCTTGCTCGCCCAAGGTGCCAACATCAAATGGCTGCTCAATGACTTTGACCTGCACCTGGAATTCCGCATCCCGCACATGCCCGGCAAACAAGGCCAACAACGCGGCAACAGCGGCATCTATTTGCAAAGCCGCTACGAGTGCCAAGTCCTGGACTCGTTCGGCACCGAACGAGTCTTCAATGGCCTGGGGGCCTTGTACCGGTTCAAGCCACCACGTTTGAACATGGCGTTCCCGCCACTGACTTGGCAGACCTATGACGTTCGCTTCACCGCAGCTCGCTTTGGCGTGGACGGCAAGAAACTGCGTCCAGCCCATGTGACCTCCTGGGTCAACGGCGTGAAGGTCCAAGACAACGTCGCTCTGCCAGGCCCCACCGGAGCTGGCAAGCCCGAAGAAGCGCTTCCCTTGCCAACGTTGCTGCAAGACCATTCCGACCCCGTCCGGTTCCGAAACGTCTGGGTCCTCGACCGAGGGCTCGCCACCGGCGACTCGTTCCCACCCAAGAACGACAACGAAGCAGGTACGCAGGTGCCACCGGGTACGTGA